The following coding sequences lie in one Pseudomonas svalbardensis genomic window:
- the rpmI gene encoding 50S ribosomal protein L35 yields the protein MPKMKTKSGAAKRFLKTANGIKHKHAFKSHILTKMSTKRKRQLRGSSLLAPCDVAKVERMLRLR from the coding sequence ATGCCAAAAATGAAAACTAAAAGTGGTGCTGCTAAGCGGTTTCTGAAAACTGCTAACGGTATCAAGCACAAGCACGCTTTCAAGAGCCACATCCTGACTAAAATGTCGACCAAGCGTAAGCGTCAACTGCGCGGTAGCAGCTTGCTGGCACCGTGTGACGTGGCAAAAGTCGAGCGCATGCTGCGCCTTCGTTAA
- a CDS encoding nucleoside hydrolase: MHRYAQKLHHLLRSLLLLSLITATSAQAAEKIDLIIDTDPGADDVVALLFALASPQELNIRALTTVAGNVRLDKTSRNARLAREWAGREEVPVYAGAPKPLMRTPIYAENIHGKEGLSGVTVHEPKKGLAQGNAVNYLIDTLKAAKPHSITIAMLGPQTNLALALIQEPEIVQGIKEVVIMGGAHFNGGNITPVAEFNLFADPQAAEVVLKSGVKLTYLPLDVTHKILTSEARLKQIAAINNNASKLVGDILNEYVKGDMEHYGIPGGPVHDATVIAYLLKPELFSGRSVNVVVDSREGPTFGQTIVDWYDGLKAPKNAFWVESGDAQGFFDLLTERLARLK; encoded by the coding sequence ATGCACCGCTATGCTCAGAAACTGCACCACCTGCTCCGGAGTCTGCTGCTTTTGTCCCTGATTACCGCAACAAGCGCCCAAGCGGCGGAAAAGATCGACTTGATCATCGACACCGACCCGGGTGCCGATGACGTGGTTGCCTTGCTGTTTGCCCTGGCATCGCCGCAAGAGCTGAACATTCGTGCGCTGACCACCGTCGCCGGCAATGTGCGTCTGGACAAGACTTCGCGTAATGCGCGGCTGGCCCGCGAGTGGGCAGGGCGCGAGGAGGTGCCGGTCTACGCGGGCGCTCCGAAGCCGCTGATGCGCACGCCGATCTATGCCGAGAACATCCATGGCAAGGAAGGCCTGTCGGGCGTCACCGTACACGAGCCGAAGAAAGGCCTGGCCCAGGGCAATGCGGTCAATTACCTGATCGACACCTTGAAAGCCGCCAAGCCCCATAGCATTACCATCGCCATGCTCGGTCCACAGACCAACCTGGCCCTGGCGCTGATCCAGGAACCTGAGATCGTTCAGGGCATCAAGGAGGTGGTGATCATGGGCGGGGCGCACTTCAACGGTGGCAACATTACCCCGGTGGCTGAGTTCAATCTGTTCGCCGACCCACAGGCTGCGGAAGTGGTATTGAAAAGTGGGGTGAAGCTGACCTACCTGCCGCTGGACGTGACCCACAAGATCCTCACCAGTGAAGCGCGTCTTAAGCAGATCGCAGCGATCAACAACAATGCCAGCAAGCTGGTGGGCGATATTCTCAATGAATACGTCAAAGGCGACATGGAACACTACGGCATTCCGGGTGGCCCGGTGCATGACGCAACCGTCATCGCCTACCTGCTCAAGCCTGAGTTGTTCAGCGGTCGTTCAGTCAACGTAGTCGTTGATAGCCGCGAAGGCCCGACGTTCGGCCAAACCATCGTCGACTGGTATGACGGCCTGAAAGCGCCGAAGAACGCTTTCTGGGTAGAAAGCGGTGACGCCCAGGGCTTCTTTGACCTGCTGACCGAGCGTCTGGCTCGTCTGAAGTAA
- the rbsD gene encoding D-ribose pyranase, with translation MKKTPLLNAALSRLIASLGHGDRVVIGDAGLPVPPGVELIDLALTHGIPDFVSTLKVVLSEMQVESHVLAQEILDKKPSALATLDELNAEGALGRRELLSHDQFKVLSRQARAIVRTGECQPYCNIVLVAGVTF, from the coding sequence ATGAAAAAAACACCTTTGCTCAACGCCGCGCTGTCGCGGCTGATCGCATCCCTGGGCCATGGCGACAGGGTGGTGATCGGCGACGCAGGTCTGCCGGTGCCGCCAGGCGTTGAACTGATCGACCTGGCCCTGACCCACGGTATCCCGGATTTCGTCAGCACTTTGAAGGTTGTGCTCAGCGAAATGCAGGTCGAGAGCCATGTATTGGCCCAGGAGATCCTGGACAAAAAGCCTTCGGCATTGGCGACGCTCGATGAGCTGAATGCCGAAGGTGCGCTGGGTCGGCGTGAGCTGCTCAGTCATGACCAATTCAAAGTCCTCAGCCGACAGGCACGGGCGATTGTTCGTACGGGTGAATGTCAGCCGTACTGCAACATCGTGCTGGTGGCAGGGGTTACGTTCTAA
- a CDS encoding I78 family peptidase inhibitor: MPWKLASLGTLLAVAMLAGCSTTSTESTTDPVTTTDTGHSRCEAKAAEFTIGKKASPELLEQARTRAGAQNARFLLPTDMVTLEYRSDRLNLNTDANRVVTRVNCG; encoded by the coding sequence ATGCCTTGGAAGCTCGCGTCATTGGGTACTTTGTTGGCCGTTGCCATGCTGGCCGGTTGCAGCACTACCTCCACCGAGTCGACAACAGATCCTGTCACGACGACTGACACGGGTCACAGCCGTTGTGAGGCAAAGGCTGCCGAATTCACCATTGGCAAAAAGGCTTCGCCTGAACTGCTGGAGCAGGCGCGTACTCGCGCAGGTGCGCAGAATGCACGGTTCCTCTTGCCCACCGACATGGTGACCCTGGAGTACCGCTCCGATCGCCTGAATCTGAATACCGATGCCAATCGGGTCGTCACCCGCGTCAACTGCGGTTGA
- the infC gene encoding translation initiation factor IF-3 produces MTIKREMRQDKRAAPKAPINENISAREVRLIGAEGEQLGIVSIEDALLKAEEAKLDLVEISADAVPPVCKLMDYGKSIFEKKKQVAAAKKNQKQIQVKEIKFRPGTEEGDYQVKLRNLVRFLSDGDRAKVSLRFRGREMAHQELGMELLKRVEGDLLEYGSVEQHPKMEGRQLIMVIAPKKKK; encoded by the coding sequence ATTACTATTAAGCGTGAAATGAGACAAGATAAACGAGCTGCACCGAAAGCCCCGATCAACGAGAATATCTCGGCACGCGAGGTTCGGTTAATTGGGGCTGAAGGTGAACAGCTTGGGATTGTGTCAATTGAAGACGCGCTTCTTAAGGCTGAAGAGGCCAAACTGGATCTGGTGGAAATTTCCGCCGATGCAGTACCCCCTGTTTGCAAACTGATGGACTACGGCAAATCGATCTTCGAGAAGAAGAAGCAGGTTGCCGCGGCCAAGAAAAACCAGAAGCAGATTCAGGTTAAAGAAATCAAGTTTCGTCCAGGGACGGAGGAAGGGGATTACCAGGTAAAACTGCGCAACCTGGTACGTTTCCTGAGTGATGGGGACAGGGCCAAGGTATCCTTGCGATTCCGCGGCCGTGAGATGGCCCACCAGGAGCTGGGGATGGAACTCCTCAAGCGAGTTGAAGGTGACTTGCTCGAGTACGGTTCGGTCGAACAGCATCCTAAGATGGAAGGACGCCAGCTGATCATGGTCATCGCCCCGAAAAAGAAGAAATAA
- the rplT gene encoding 50S ribosomal protein L20, giving the protein MARVKRGVIARKRHKKILKLAKGYYGARSRVFRVAKQAVIKAGQYAYRDRRQKKRQFRALWIARINAGARINGLSYSRFIAGLKKASIEIDRKVLADLAVNEKAAFAAIVEKAKATLA; this is encoded by the coding sequence ATGGCTCGTGTAAAGCGTGGCGTCATTGCCCGTAAACGTCACAAAAAAATTCTGAAACTTGCTAAAGGCTACTACGGCGCTCGCTCGCGCGTATTCCGTGTTGCCAAGCAAGCGGTAATCAAGGCAGGCCAATACGCCTACCGTGACCGTCGTCAGAAAAAACGTCAGTTCCGCGCTCTGTGGATCGCTCGTATCAACGCTGGTGCACGTATCAACGGTCTGTCCTACAGCCGTTTCATCGCCGGCCTGAAAAAAGCGTCCATCGAGATCGACCGTAAGGTTCTGGCTGATCTGGCAGTGAACGAAAAAGCGGCGTTTGCTGCGATTGTCGAGAAAGCTAAAGCCACCTTGGCTTAA
- the rbsK gene encoding ribokinase, producing the protein MPAKVVVIGSLNMDLVTRAPRLPRGGETLIGESFATVSGGKGANQAVAAARLGAQVSMVGCVGSDAYGEELRGALLAEQIDCQAVSTVDDSSGVALIVVDDNSQNAIVIVAGANGALTPEVICRFDAVLRAADVIICQLEIPDATVGHALKRGRELGKTVILNPAPASRPLPADWYASIDYLIPNESEASALSGLPVDSLASAETAATRLIAMGAGKVIITLGAQGSLFASGKSFEHFPAPKVKAVDTTAAGDTFVGGFAAALAAGKSEADAIRFGQVAAALSVTRAGAQPSIPTLSDVQAFKAP; encoded by the coding sequence ATGCCAGCAAAAGTAGTGGTTATAGGCAGCCTGAACATGGATCTGGTCACCCGGGCGCCACGGCTGCCCCGTGGCGGTGAAACGCTGATCGGCGAGTCGTTTGCTACGGTTTCCGGTGGCAAGGGCGCGAATCAGGCGGTCGCCGCGGCGAGGCTGGGGGCACAGGTGTCGATGGTCGGTTGCGTGGGCAGCGATGCCTACGGCGAAGAGCTGCGCGGGGCGCTGTTGGCCGAGCAGATCGATTGCCAGGCAGTCAGCACCGTCGACGATTCCAGTGGCGTAGCGTTGATCGTGGTCGATGACAACAGCCAGAACGCAATCGTGATCGTTGCCGGTGCCAACGGAGCGCTGACTCCAGAGGTGATTTGTCGTTTCGACGCAGTATTGCGGGCAGCGGACGTGATCATCTGTCAGCTGGAAATCCCGGATGCCACTGTCGGTCATGCGCTCAAGCGCGGCCGTGAGTTGGGTAAGACCGTGATCCTCAACCCGGCGCCGGCCAGCCGCCCACTGCCGGCGGACTGGTACGCGTCAATCGATTATCTGATTCCCAACGAAAGCGAGGCCTCGGCGCTGAGTGGTTTGCCAGTGGATTCTCTGGCATCTGCCGAAACCGCTGCGACACGGCTGATCGCGATGGGTGCGGGTAAGGTCATCATCACCCTCGGTGCTCAAGGTTCGCTGTTTGCCAGCGGCAAAAGCTTCGAGCATTTCCCTGCGCCGAAGGTGAAGGCTGTCGATACCACGGCGGCTGGCGACACCTTCGTCGGTGGTTTCGCTGCCGCGCTGGCAGCCGGCAAAAGCGAAGCCGACGCGATCCGTTTCGGCCAGGTCGCCGCGGCGCTGTCGGTGACCCGTGCTGGCGCGCAACCCTCGATTCCCACCTTGTCCGACGTACAGGCCTTTAAAGCACCATGA
- the pheS gene encoding phenylalanine--tRNA ligase subunit alpha: MENLDALVSQALEAVQSAEDINALEQIRVHYLGKKGELTQVMKTLGNLPAEERPQVGALINVAKERVTEVLNARKALFEEADLAAKLSAESIDVTLPGRGQTSGGLHPVTRTLERIEQFFTHIGYGIAEGPEVEDDYHNFEALNIPGHHPARSMHDTFYFNANMLLRTHTSPVQVRTMESKQPPIRIVCPGRVYRSDSDITHSPMFHQVEGLLVDRDINFADLKGTIEEFLRVFFEKELAVRFRPSYFPFTEPSAEVDMECVMCSGKGCRVCKQTGWLEVMGCGMVHPNVLRMSGIDPEEFSGFAFGMGVERLAMLRYGVNDLRLFFDNDLRFLAQFR; encoded by the coding sequence ATGGAAAACCTGGATGCGCTCGTCTCTCAAGCTCTAGAGGCTGTGCAAAGCGCTGAAGATATCAATGCCCTGGAGCAAATCCGGGTTCACTACCTTGGCAAAAAGGGTGAATTGACTCAGGTGATGAAGACCCTGGGGAATTTGCCGGCAGAAGAGCGTCCGCAAGTCGGCGCCCTGATCAACGTTGCCAAGGAGCGTGTCACAGAGGTTCTCAATGCGCGCAAGGCACTGTTTGAAGAGGCCGACCTGGCCGCCAAATTGTCCGCCGAGTCCATTGACGTGACCCTGCCTGGCCGTGGCCAGACCTCGGGTGGTCTGCATCCGGTTACTCGCACTCTGGAACGTATCGAACAGTTCTTCACTCACATCGGCTACGGTATTGCCGAAGGCCCTGAGGTCGAAGACGACTACCACAACTTCGAAGCGCTCAACATCCCAGGCCATCACCCGGCCCGGTCGATGCATGACACCTTCTATTTCAATGCCAACATGTTGCTGCGCACCCATACCTCGCCGGTACAGGTCCGCACCATGGAATCGAAACAGCCGCCGATCCGCATCGTCTGCCCAGGCCGTGTGTACCGTAGCGACTCCGATATCACCCACTCCCCGATGTTCCACCAGGTTGAAGGCCTGCTGGTCGACCGTGATATCAACTTCGCCGACCTGAAAGGCACCATCGAAGAGTTCCTGCGCGTGTTCTTCGAAAAAGAACTGGCCGTGCGTTTCCGTCCTTCGTATTTCCCGTTCACCGAGCCGTCCGCTGAAGTCGACATGGAATGCGTGATGTGCAGCGGTAAAGGCTGCCGTGTCTGCAAGCAGACTGGCTGGCTGGAAGTGATGGGCTGCGGCATGGTTCACCCGAATGTGCTGCGCATGTCCGGGATCGACCCGGAAGAGTTTTCGGGCTTTGCCTTCGGCATGGGTGTTGAACGTCTGGCCATGCTGCGTTACGGCGTGAACGACTTGCGTCTGTTCTTCGACAACGACTTGCGGTTCCTCGCGCAATTTCGCTAG
- a CDS encoding cold-shock protein, which yields MSNRQTGTVKWFNDEKGFGFITPQGGGDDLFVHFKAIESDGFKSLKEGQTVSFVAEKGQKGMQAAQVRAE from the coding sequence ATGTCTAATCGCCAAACCGGCACCGTTAAATGGTTCAACGATGAAAAAGGCTTCGGCTTCATCACTCCTCAAGGTGGCGGTGACGACCTGTTCGTACACTTCAAAGCTATCGAAAGCGACGGTTTCAAAAGCCTGAAAGAAGGCCAGACCGTTTCCTTCGTGGCTGAGAAAGGCCAAAAGGGTATGCAAGCTGCACAAGTCCGCGCTGAGTAA
- the thrS gene encoding threonine--tRNA ligase — MPTITLPDGSQRSFDHPVSVAEVAASIGAGLAKATVAGKVDGKLVDASDIISSDATLQIITPKDEEGLEIIRHSCAHLVGHAVKQLYPAAKMVIGPVIDEGFYYDIAFERPFTPDDLAAIEQRMQQLIEKDYDVIKKVTPRAEVIEVFKARGEDYKLRLVEDMPNEQAMGLYYHEEYVDMCRGPHVPNTRFLKSFKLTKLSGAYWRGDAKNEQLQRVYGTAWADKKQLAAYIQRIEEAEKRDHRKIGKRLGLFHTQEESPGMVFWHPNGWTLYQVLEQYMRKVQRDNGYLEIKTPQVVDRSLWEKSGHWANYADNMFTTQSENRDYAIKPMNCPCHVQVFNQGLKSYRELPMRLAEFGACHRNEPSGALHGIMRVRAFTQDDAHIFCTEEQMQAESAAFIKLTMDVYADFGFKDVEMKLSTRPEKRVGSDELWDRAEAALAAALDSAGLPYDLQPGEGAFYGPKIEFSLKDCLGRVWQCGTLQLDFNLPVRLGAEYVSEDNSRKHPVMLHRAILGSFERFVGILIEHYEGAFPAWLAPTQAVIMNITDKQADFAAEVEKTLNESGFRAKSDLRNEKIGFKIREHTLLKVPYLLVIGDREVEMQTVAVRTREGADLGSMPVAQFAEFLAQAVSRRGRPDSE, encoded by the coding sequence ATGCCAACTATTACTCTTCCCGACGGCAGTCAACGTTCATTCGATCACCCGGTATCCGTAGCCGAGGTCGCCGCATCCATTGGTGCAGGTCTGGCCAAAGCCACCGTGGCCGGCAAGGTCGATGGCAAGCTGGTCGATGCCAGCGACATCATCAGCAGCGACGCTACGCTGCAAATCATTACGCCAAAGGATGAAGAGGGGCTGGAGATTATTCGCCACTCTTGCGCCCACCTGGTTGGCCATGCGGTCAAGCAGCTTTACCCGGCGGCCAAGATGGTCATCGGTCCGGTCATCGACGAAGGCTTCTATTACGACATCGCCTTCGAACGTCCTTTCACTCCGGACGACCTGGCCGCCATCGAACAGCGCATGCAGCAGCTGATCGAAAAAGATTACGACGTGATCAAGAAAGTCACTCCGCGCGCCGAAGTGATCGAAGTGTTCAAGGCTCGCGGCGAAGACTACAAATTGCGCCTGGTCGAGGACATGCCGAACGAACAGGCCATGGGTCTGTACTATCACGAAGAATACGTCGACATGTGCCGCGGTCCGCACGTGCCGAACACGCGCTTCCTGAAATCCTTCAAGCTGACCAAGTTGTCCGGCGCCTACTGGCGTGGCGATGCCAAGAACGAGCAATTGCAGCGCGTTTACGGCACGGCGTGGGCAGACAAGAAGCAGCTGGCGGCTTACATCCAGCGCATCGAAGAAGCTGAGAAGCGCGATCACCGCAAGATCGGCAAGCGTCTGGGCCTGTTCCACACCCAGGAAGAGTCGCCGGGCATGGTGTTCTGGCACCCGAACGGCTGGACTCTGTATCAGGTGCTCGAGCAGTACATGCGCAAGGTTCAGCGCGACAACGGCTATCTGGAGATCAAGACTCCGCAGGTCGTTGACCGCAGTCTCTGGGAGAAATCCGGGCACTGGGCCAACTACGCCGACAACATGTTCACCACGCAGTCGGAAAACCGCGACTACGCGATCAAGCCGATGAACTGCCCTTGCCACGTGCAGGTGTTCAACCAGGGCCTGAAAAGCTACCGTGAGTTGCCAATGCGCTTGGCCGAATTCGGTGCTTGCCACCGTAACGAGCCATCGGGTGCGCTGCATGGCATCATGCGTGTGCGTGCGTTCACTCAGGACGACGCCCACATCTTCTGCACTGAAGAGCAGATGCAGGCCGAATCCGCTGCGTTCATCAAGCTGACCATGGACGTTTATGCCGACTTCGGCTTCAAAGACGTCGAGATGAAGCTGTCCACTCGTCCGGAAAAACGCGTCGGTTCCGACGAGCTGTGGGATCGCGCCGAAGCGGCCCTGGCTGCAGCCCTTGATAGCGCTGGCCTGCCGTACGATCTGCAGCCGGGCGAGGGTGCGTTCTACGGTCCGAAGATCGAGTTCTCGCTGAAAGATTGCCTTGGCCGCGTCTGGCAGTGTGGTACCCTTCAGCTCGATTTTAACCTGCCTGTCCGTCTGGGAGCCGAATACGTCTCTGAAGACAACAGTCGCAAGCACCCGGTGATGTTGCACCGGGCGATCCTCGGTTCCTTCGAACGTTTTGTCGGAATCCTGATCGAGCACTACGAGGGTGCATTCCCCGCGTGGCTGGCTCCGACCCAGGCAGTGATCATGAACATCACAGATAAACAGGCCGATTTTGCTGCTGAGGTTGAAAAAACTCTCAATGAAAGCGGATTTCGTGCCAAGTCTGACTTGAGAAATGAAAAGATCGGCTTTAAAATCCGCGAGCATACTTTGCTCAAGGTTCCTTATCTCTTGGTTATTGGAGATCGGGAAGTCGAGATGCAGACTGTCGCTGTGCGTACTCGTGAAGGTGCTGACCTGGGCTCGATGCCCGTCGCCCAGTTCGCTGAGTTTCTCGCGCAAGCGGTTTCCCGGCGTGGTCGCCCAGATTCGGAGTAA